The Brassica oleracea var. oleracea cultivar TO1000 chromosome C6, BOL, whole genome shotgun sequence genome includes a region encoding these proteins:
- the LOC106300932 gene encoding uncharacterized protein LOC106300932, which translates to MVLDGIVSSPLRRPHALKKQWEDLGSFSTVFRRHRFLLTAMLLLAFLCTIYIYFAVTLGASHLSCSDMTGKEKAMCQMGHVHASFSKGRKLKFF; encoded by the coding sequence ATGGTTCTTGATGGGATTGTATCATCACCACTACGTAGGCCACACGCGCTAAAGAAGCAATGGGAGGATTTGGGTAGCTTCTCCACTGTTTTCAGGAGGCATCGCTTCCTTTTAACCGCTATGCTCCTTTTGGCCTTCCTCTGCACCATCTACATCTACTTTGCCGTCACTTTAGGCGCTAGTCACTTGTCATGTTCAGATATGACCGGGAAAGAGAAGGCAATGTGTCAAATGGGACACGTCCATGCCAGTTTCTCTAAAGGGAGGAAACTGAAATTCTTTTGA
- the LOC106300931 gene encoding LOW QUALITY PROTEIN: wall-associated receptor kinase-like 22 (The sequence of the model RefSeq protein was modified relative to this genomic sequence to represent the inferred CDS: substituted 2 bases at 2 genomic stop codons), giving the protein MKRERLFFCIPLSLLTLFIFNSPSLMTTAQNINSSTSSCNRTCGGISIPFPFGIGQKHCYLNDWYEVVCNTTTTSSGNLLAPFLSKINRELVTITLRNSIDTSYGVVHIKSPVTSSGCSQQPAVKPPPLNLTGKGSPFFITETNRLVSVGCDARALVTNIESQIIGCESSCDGRDNKNKSRSDKICGGYRCCQAVITADKPQVIGVNLESSDGGDCKVAFLTNETYSPANVTEAEEVYSKGFSVVELGWFFDSRLRDPVGCVNLTETGIYTSAPSCVCEYGYFSGFGYSNCYCNNIGYRGNPYLPGGCVDIDECEEGKGRNSCGEQTCVNVPGSFRCEPKESGKIKPVIQGLILGLVLLFLVLGIWGLIKFVKKRRKIIQKRKFFKRNGGLLLKQQLTTQEGGNVETSKIFTSKELEKATDSFNKNRVLGQGGQGTVYKGMLVDGRIVAVKRSKALDEDKVEEFINEVSVLSXINHRNIVKLMGCCLETEVPILVYEHIPNGDLFKRLHEDSDDYIMTWEVRLRIAGEIAGALAYLHSAASTPVYHRDIKTTNILLDEKYRAKVSDFGTSRSINIDQTHLTTLVAGTFGYLDPEYFQTSQFTDKSDVYSFGVVLVELITGEKPFSVMRSEENRGLASHFNEAMKQNRVLDIVDSRIKEECKQEQVLAVAKVARRCLSLKGKKQPSMREVSIELERIRSSPEDLXVTLEEEEEEEREMEINIDDSWSVEMTAPASLFDLSPKLDVEPLAPHQTW; this is encoded by the exons ATGAAGAGAGAGAGACTTTTCTTTTGTATCCCACTCTCTCTCCTTACTCTGTTCATCTTCAATAGCCCTTCTTTGATGACAACAGCTCAAAACATCAACTCTTCTACAAGTTCTTGTAATAGAACCTGTGGAGGAATCTCGATTCCTTTCCCGTTCGGTATCGGACAGAAACACTGTTACCTCAATGACTGGTACGAGGTTGTCTGTAACACCACCACCACCAGCTCCGGTAACCTCCTAGCTCCGTTCCTCTCAAAGATCAACAGAGAGTTAGTAACCATCACTCTCCGAAACAGCATCGACACTTCATACGGCGTCGTCCACATCAAATCTCCGGTGACTTCCTCCGGCTGTTCTCAACAACCCGCCGTAAAGCCTCCTCCTTTAAACCTCACCGGCAAAGGAAGCCCATTTTTCATCACCGAGACGAACCGTCTCGTCTCGGTAGGCTGCGACGCCAGAGCGTTGGTTACCAACATCGAATCTCAGATCATAGGATGCGAATCGAGCTGCGATGGGAGGGACAACAAGAACAAGAGTCGTTCAGACAAGATCTGCGGCGGTTACAGATGCTGTCAGGCCGTGATCACGGCGGATAAACCGCAAGTGATCGGCGTTAACTTAGAAAGCTCCGATGGAGGGGACTGTAAAGTTGCGTTTTTGACGAACGAGACTTACTCTCCGGCGAATGTGACCGAGGCGGAGGAGGTTTATAGTAAAGGGTTTAGTGTGGTTGAGCTTGGGTGGTTCTTTGATTCTCGGTTAAGGGATCCAGTGGGGTGTGTGAACTTGACGGAAACTGGGATCTACACGAGCGCACCGAGCTGTGTTTGCGAGTACGGTTACTTCTCTGGGTTTGGTTACAGTAACTGTTATTGTAATAATATTGGTTACAGAGGGAATCCTTATCTTCCTGGTGGATGTGTTG ACATTGATGAATGCGAGGAAGGAAAAGGACGAAACAGCTGTGGAGAACAGACTTGTGTGAATGTCCCTGGTTCTTTTAGGTGTGAGCCAAAGGAATCAGGGAAGATCAAGCCTGTGATTCAAG GTCTTATTCTAGGTTTGGTGCTGTTGTTCTTGGTTCTTGGGATATGGGGGTTGATCAAGTTCGTCAAGAAGAGAAGAAAGATCATCCAGAAGAGGAAGTTCTTTAAACGTAATGGAGGTTTGTTGCTGAAGCAACAGTTAACTACACAAGAAGGAGGTAATGTGGAGACATCGAAAATATTCACCTCGAAAGAGCTCGAGAAGGCGACGGATAGCTTTAACAAGAACAGAGTTCTTGGGCAGGGAGGTCAAGGTACGGTCTACAAGGGAATGTTGGTAGATGGACGGATCGTCGCTGTGAAAAGATCAAAAGCTTTGGATGAAGACAAAGTCGAGGAGTTCATCAATGAAGTCAGTGTTCTCTCGTAGATTAACCATAGGAACATTGTGAAACTCATGGGGTGTTGTCTGGAGACGGAGGTTCCCATCTTGGTTTATGAGCATATTCCAAACGGAGACTTATTCAAGCGGCTGCACGAAGATTCTGATGATTACATAATGACTTGGGAAGTGCGTTTGCGGATAGCTGGGGAGATTGCAGGAGCGCTTGCTTACTTGCACTCGGCTGCATCTACTCCGGTCTATCATAGAGATATCAAGACCACAAACATACTTTTGGACGAGAAGTATCGAGCCAAAGTGTCGGATTTTGGTACTTCGAGGTCTATCAACATAGATCAGACTCACTTGACAACTCTAGTCGCAGGTACTTTCGGATACTTGGATCCGGAGTACTTTCAGACCAGCCAGTTTACGGATAAAAGTGATGTTTATAGTTTCGGGGTTGTCTTGGTTGAGCTTATAACCGGAGAAAAACCGTTTTCTGTTATGCGGTCTGAAGAAAACAGAGGGCTTGCATCTCATTTCAACGAAGCCATGAAACAGAACAGAGTTCTTGATATTGTTGACTCTCGGATCAAAGAAGAGTGCAAACAAGAACAAGTGTTAGCTGTGGCGAAAGTTGCCAGAAGGTGTTTAAGCCTAAAAGGGAAGAAGCAACCAAGCATGAGAGAGGTATCCATTGAGCTTGAGAGGATCCGTTCATCACCTGAAGATCTATAGGTAACTCTCGAAGAGGAAGAAGAAGAAGAAAGGGAAATGGAAATCAACATAGATGATTCTTGGAGCGTGGAGATGACTGCTCCAGCATCTCTCTTTGATCTCTCGCCCAAGTTAGATGTTGAACCACTGGCTCCTCACCAAACATGGTGA
- the LOC106296940 gene encoding wall-associated receptor kinase-like 10, which yields MRTYFLWILLPLLLLLNLADLPVSRSTCPSRCGEIDIPHPFGIGEGCYLNSWYEIKCNLNASLSASKKPVPVLSVIDKEVVKITPPYSIRIKHSIASKGCSSDGEEELESLLNLTGTPFYLGPMNTLIAAGCGITATLTNVEPSIAGCKSRCGKKNHTPTQDFLALDECITDYSADAEFCRKRSIADEKRCSGIGCCEASIPSGRQQIVGVRIDNTTTTGGCKVAFLTDEDYLLSNGADAQRIHSKGNATVSLGWLISTSNPSFFDSLGCHTTKEYRQASENQYGIPCGMNCTCDNYSSFSTYGICDCTRGYRGDPYVVGGCKDINECLEGKDENGNPVSCASGTCVNLQGGYTCVYENQRRRVIAIGVGSSFGSLIFVAGIYLAYRFIRKQRRLNQKKKFFKRNGGLLLQQQLTSTQGNVETTKVFTSKELEKATENFSLNRILGQGGQGTVYKGMLVDGRIVAVKKSKVVDEDKLEEFINEVVILSQINHRNIVKLLGCCLETHVPVLVYEFIPNGNLFEHLHDEFGDIMMATWELRLFRIAIDVAGSLSYLHSSASFPIYHRDVKSTNIMLDEKYRAKVSDFGTSRSVTVDHTHLTTVVSGTAGYMDPEYFQSSQFTDKSDVYSFGVVLVELITGEKPFSFLRSQENRTLSSYFTLAMKEDKLFDIIDPRIRDGCNLNQVTAAADIARTCLNMKRKKRPSMREVSMELEKIRGSSEDMQSHEYVAEVKEDKNKSVVEVNIGECSWTNVAVTAPASQNSVATSSLSDTEPLFPLQTR from the exons ATGAGAACTTATTTTCTTTGGATTCTCTTACCTCTGCTACTTTTGCTGAATCTTGCAGATCTCCCCGTTTCCAGATCAACTTGTCCTAGTCGGTGTGGAGAAATCGACATCCCACACCCATTTGGAATCGGGGAGGGCTGCTATCTCAATTCATGGTACGAAATTAAATGTAATCTTAATGCCTCTCTTTCAGCTTCAAAGAAGCCCGTCCCCGTTCTTTCCGTAATTGACAAGGAAGTTGTGAAGATTACTCCTCCATATTCAATTCGTATAAAACATTCAATAGCTTCAAAGGGATGTTCAAGCGATGGAGAAGAAGAGCTTGAATCACTTTTGAATTTGACTGGTACCCCTTTTTACCTTGGTCCTATGAATACCCTGATAGCGGCTGGTTGTGGCATCACAGCAACGTTAACAAATGTCGAGCCAAGCATAGCGGGGTGCAAATCTAGATGCGGCAAAAAAAACCATACACCTACTCAAGATTTTCTTGCACTAGACGAGTGTATTACAGATTATAGCGCCGACGCCGAGTTTTGTAGAAAAAGGAGCATTGCGGACGAAAAAAGATGCAGCGGTATTGGATGCTGTGAGGCAAGCATCCCTAGTGGACGTCAACAGATTGTTGGTGTCAGAATAGATAACACCACGACAACGGGAGGGTGCAAAGTTGCCTTCTTAACAGACGAGGACTACCTTTTGTCAAATGGTGCTGATGCTCAAAGAATTCATTCTAAAGGAAATGCTACGGTTTCGCTGGGATGGCTCATCAGTACGTCGAATCCTTCTTTTTTCGACTCTCTGGGATGCCATACTACGAAAGAGTACAGACAAGCAAGCGAAAACCAATATGGAATCCCTTGTGGAATGAATTGTACATGCGACAATTATTCTAGCTTTTCAACCTATGGAATATGTGATTGCACTCGGGGTTACAGAGGCGACCCATATGTTGTTGGCGGATGCAAAG ATATTAATGAATGCCTAGAAGGAAAAGACGAAAATGGAAATCCCGTGAGTTGTGCAAGCGGAACTTGTGTCAATTTGCAGGGAGGCTATACGTGTGTTTACGAAAATCAACGACGGCGAGTAATTGCAATCG GGGTTGGTTCGAGTTTTGGGTCATTGATCTTTGTTGCTGGAATATACTTGGCATACAGATTTATTAGAAAGCAAAGAAGGTTAAACCAAAAGAAGAAGTTTTTCAAACGTAATGGAGGCTTATTGTTGCAGCAACAATTAACTTCAACGCAAGGCAACGTCGAAACGACGAAAGTGTTTACTTCAAAGGAGCTGGAAAAGGCCACCGAGAACTTCAGCTTAAACAGAATACTTGGACAAGGTGGTCAAGGTACCGTGTACAAAGGGATGCTGGTCGACGGTAGAATTGTGGCAGTGAAAAAATCCAAAGTCGTGGACGAGGACAAGTTGGAAGAGTTCATCAACGAAGTTGTCATTCTTTCGCAGATCAACCACAGGAACATCGTGAAACTCTTGGGATGTTGCCTTGAGACACATGTCCCAGTTCTCGTCTACGAGTTTATTCCTAACGGTAACCTTTTCGAACATCTTCATGATGAGTTTGGTGATATTATGATGGCTACTTGGGAATTGCGTCTCTTCCGCATTGCTATCGATGTTGCAGGATCTCTCTCATACTTGCACTCGTCTGCATCGTTTCCAATCTATCACCGAGACGTCAAGTCTACAAACATAATGTTGGATGAGAAGTATCGAGCCAAGGTGTCTGATTTTGGAACCTCAAGATCGGTAACAGTGGATCATACCCACTTAACAACCGTGGTTTCAGGTACGGCGGGCTATATGGATCCAGAGTATTTCCAGTCTAGCCAGTTCACAGATAAAAGTGATGTTTATAGCTTCGGAGTCGTTCTCGTGGAGCTTATCACGGGAGAAAAGCCATTTTCTTTCTTGCGGTCTCAAGAAAACAGGACATTGTCAAGTTATTTCACTCTTGCAATGAAAGAGGACAAACTCTTTGACATTATCGATCCACGAATCAGAGATGGTTGCAACCTGAACCAAGTCACTGCAGCGGCGGATATTGCGAGGACGTGTTTGAACATGAAAAGGAAAAAAAGACCAAGCATGAGAGAAGTGTCCATGGAACTAGAGAAAATCCGTGGGTCGTCGGAGGACATGCAGTCGCATGAGTACGTTGCCGAAGTCAAAGAAGACAAAAACAAAAGTGTTGTGGAAGTTAACATAGGGGAATGTTCTTGGACTAACGTGGCTGTCACCGCTCCAGCTTCTCAAAACAGTGTCGCTACATCGTCATTGTCAGATACTGAACCTTTGTTTCCTCTTCAAACTCGGTAA